Proteins from one Rubripirellula tenax genomic window:
- the lepA gene encoding translation elongation factor 4: protein MTTHIRNFCIIAHIDHGKSTLADRLLEHTGTVMNRDKKEQMLDDLDLERQRGITIKARAVKMRLKRGGVEYELNLIDTPGHVDFQYEVSRSLACCEGALLLVDAFQGVEAQTVANAFAAMEHNLFIVPVINKIDLAMARPEEVAEEMMNSLGTDPEDCIRVSAKTGIGVDALIDTIIAKVPPPTGNPNATLQAMVFDSNYDDYRGAITYVRVMEGTVKKGQKIQFVRAGSVHEVVEIGQFVPQRHPCDTLSAGQVGYLICNIKSLGDVHIGDTVTIVGDKGAPALPGYARPKRMVYCGLFPSDGQEFSDLRDALERLAVNDPSFEFEPETSDALGFGFRCGFLGLLHMEIIQQRLESESNIDLVQTAPNVTYEVVNKRGETIIIHKPQDVPDPGDIDEFRQPIVRCNVIIPGEFIGAVMKLCQERRGIQKNQEYLGANRAMLTYDIPLAEVVYDLHDKIKSCTRGYGTLDYEMVGYEAADLCRMDIMVNGVRVDALSIVCNKADADRRGRAVVKKLKAEIERHMFEVAVQAAIGSRVIARETVSAMRKNVTAKCYGGDISRKRKLLQKQKEGKKRMKAVGNVEISQKAFMAVLSDGE, encoded by the coding sequence ATGACAACCCACATTCGCAACTTCTGCATCATCGCCCACATCGACCACGGCAAGAGCACGCTGGCGGACCGCTTGCTCGAGCATACTGGCACGGTGATGAACCGGGACAAGAAAGAGCAGATGCTGGACGACCTTGATCTGGAACGCCAACGCGGAATCACGATCAAAGCGCGGGCCGTGAAAATGCGTCTCAAGCGAGGCGGTGTCGAGTACGAACTGAATCTGATCGACACGCCCGGCCACGTCGATTTCCAATACGAAGTTTCGCGTTCGCTGGCGTGTTGCGAAGGCGCACTGTTGCTGGTCGACGCGTTCCAAGGCGTCGAAGCTCAAACCGTCGCCAACGCTTTCGCGGCGATGGAGCACAACCTGTTCATCGTGCCGGTCATCAACAAAATTGACCTGGCGATGGCAAGGCCAGAAGAAGTTGCCGAAGAGATGATGAACTCACTCGGCACCGACCCCGAGGACTGCATCCGCGTCAGCGCCAAAACCGGCATTGGTGTCGACGCATTGATTGACACCATCATCGCAAAAGTTCCACCACCGACGGGCAATCCCAACGCAACACTCCAGGCGATGGTGTTCGATTCCAACTACGATGATTACCGTGGCGCGATCACCTACGTTCGTGTCATGGAAGGCACCGTCAAAAAGGGACAAAAGATCCAGTTCGTCCGCGCCGGCAGCGTTCACGAAGTTGTCGAGATTGGCCAATTCGTGCCTCAACGTCATCCCTGCGATACGTTGTCCGCCGGCCAAGTCGGCTACTTGATTTGCAACATCAAGAGCCTCGGCGACGTTCACATCGGTGACACCGTAACGATCGTGGGCGATAAAGGCGCACCGGCGCTGCCCGGATACGCACGACCCAAGCGGATGGTTTACTGCGGCTTGTTCCCCAGCGACGGACAAGAGTTTTCGGACCTACGAGATGCGCTCGAGCGTTTGGCGGTCAATGACCCGAGTTTCGAATTCGAACCGGAAACCAGCGACGCGCTGGGATTCGGTTTTCGTTGCGGGTTCCTCGGTCTGCTGCACATGGAAATCATCCAGCAGCGGTTGGAGAGCGAATCGAATATCGACCTGGTGCAAACCGCGCCCAACGTGACTTACGAAGTCGTGAACAAACGCGGCGAAACGATCATCATTCACAAGCCACAAGACGTACCCGATCCGGGCGACATCGACGAATTCCGTCAACCGATCGTGCGTTGCAACGTGATCATTCCCGGCGAATTCATCGGCGCGGTGATGAAGTTGTGCCAGGAACGTCGCGGCATTCAAAAAAACCAAGAATACCTCGGCGCCAATCGTGCGATGTTGACTTACGACATCCCGCTGGCAGAAGTCGTCTACGATCTTCACGACAAGATCAAAAGCTGTACCCGCGGCTACGGAACACTGGACTACGAAATGGTCGGCTATGAAGCCGCCGACCTTTGCCGGATGGACATCATGGTCAACGGCGTCCGCGTCGATGCGCTCAGCATCGTGTGCAACAAAGCCGACGCCGATCGACGGGGCAGGGCAGTGGTGAAAAAACTGAAAGCCGAAATCGAACGTCACATGTTCGAAGTCGCCGTCCAAGCCGCCATCGGCAGCCGCGTCATAGCTCGCGAAACCGTATCGGCGATGCGGAAGAACGTGACCGCCAAATGTTACGGCGGTGACATCAGCCGAAAACGCAAACTCTTGCAAAAGCAAAAAGAAGGCAAGAAGCGAATGAAAGCCGTCGGCAACGTCGAAATCAGTCAAAAGGCCTTCATGGCCGTACTGAGCGACGGCGAATAG
- a CDS encoding ROK family protein codes for MAQNPTITSVSESKPPYFWGIDIGGTGIKIGLVDDIGQTLSFETLPTRESEGATAAMQRVAAVVKDVEEQLGVSGQVRRIGLGSPGPMDLKRGYLVAPPQLPSWWDFPIRDTVSKLLGRPVTFLNDANAAAYGEFWLGTGKTDRSMLLLTLGTGVGGGIILEDELVNGVNSFGSECGHILVDPSPTAQLCVWGGGRGQLEAYASASAVVHRTRAKLTEGRQSLLSGHLHGHDSELTAKRVYEAAVEGDELALEIIHETARWLGIGITSIVHTIDPGSVVLGGAMNFGGKDSPIGQRFLKGISDEFQRRTFENVFAGTTIHFASLGADAGYLGVAGYARKESQSK; via the coding sequence ATGGCCCAAAATCCTACCATCACGAGCGTTTCCGAATCGAAGCCACCCTATTTTTGGGGAATCGACATCGGCGGCACCGGCATCAAGATCGGTTTAGTCGACGATATCGGCCAAACGCTGTCTTTCGAGACTCTACCAACTCGCGAAAGCGAGGGCGCAACCGCCGCGATGCAGCGAGTCGCAGCAGTCGTTAAGGATGTCGAGGAACAACTGGGCGTGTCCGGCCAAGTCCGTCGAATCGGCTTGGGATCCCCCGGGCCGATGGATTTGAAACGCGGTTATCTGGTTGCTCCACCCCAATTGCCGTCTTGGTGGGATTTTCCGATTCGCGACACCGTTTCAAAACTACTTGGTCGCCCAGTCACGTTCCTAAACGATGCGAACGCTGCGGCGTATGGCGAGTTTTGGCTCGGCACCGGCAAAACCGACCGTTCGATGCTGCTACTGACCCTGGGAACCGGCGTCGGCGGCGGCATCATTCTGGAAGACGAGCTGGTCAATGGCGTCAACAGTTTCGGCAGTGAGTGCGGACACATCTTGGTCGACCCATCGCCAACCGCACAGCTTTGTGTTTGGGGCGGCGGCCGAGGACAATTGGAAGCCTACGCTTCGGCCAGCGCCGTCGTACATCGCACCCGCGCAAAGTTGACCGAAGGTCGACAGAGCCTCCTTAGTGGCCACCTTCACGGTCACGACAGCGAACTGACGGCGAAGCGAGTTTACGAAGCCGCCGTTGAAGGCGACGAACTTGCACTCGAAATCATTCATGAAACTGCACGATGGCTTGGAATCGGTATCACGTCGATCGTCCACACGATCGATCCTGGATCGGTCGTTCTTGGCGGCGCGATGAACTTCGGCGGCAAGGACTCGCCGATCGGACAACGATTCTTAAAAGGCATTTCGGACGAGTTCCAACGTCGGACCTTTGAGAATGTCTTTGCCGGAACCACGATCCATTTCGCGTCACTGGGCGCCGATGCGGGCTACCTTGGTGTCGCCGGATACGCCCGTAAAGAAAGCCAAAGCAAGTAA
- a CDS encoding glycosyltransferase family 4 protein, with protein MKAVFLTAGAAGMYCGSCMHDNAMARAMIANGVDCLLQPVYTPIRTDEESVASKRVFFGGIHIYLMQQFPWLRWVPDPIRRTLDWTPLLNLATRKTHTTDAAMLGRLTISMLKGRDGQQAGEVRRLTRWLSDEIRPDAVLLSNLLIGGSLPAIRESMPDTRLAVLLQGDDIFFDYLPSKYREEVIKLCRHLVKSVDRFIVHSRFYGDKMGALLQIPDEKIFVTPLSIDVGPFKSAAKPIRTDRQFRLGYMARIAPEKGLHHLVNAFIELAKHPSHDDLCLEVAGWLGDNNQRYFDDLGSRIGEAGLTERFIYHGSPSLTEKVAFLQSLDLLCVPTEYEDPKGLFVLEALAAGVPVLQPDHGAFGELIAATGGGQTFRPRDADDLIRLVEQIKHDPEGRRRFSEVGSAAVHANHSTEHAAKRLSEILFQ; from the coding sequence ATGAAAGCGGTGTTTTTGACGGCCGGAGCCGCCGGAATGTACTGTGGCAGCTGCATGCACGACAACGCGATGGCGCGAGCGATGATCGCCAACGGCGTTGATTGCTTGCTACAACCGGTCTACACGCCGATTCGCACCGACGAGGAAAGTGTAGCGTCGAAGCGGGTTTTCTTTGGTGGGATCCACATCTACCTGATGCAGCAGTTTCCATGGCTGCGATGGGTTCCCGATCCGATCCGTCGAACACTGGATTGGACGCCGCTATTGAATCTGGCGACGCGAAAGACACACACCACGGACGCAGCCATGTTGGGTCGGCTGACGATTTCGATGTTAAAGGGGCGCGATGGTCAACAAGCGGGCGAGGTTCGGCGGCTGACACGGTGGCTGTCCGACGAGATTCGCCCGGATGCGGTGCTGTTGAGCAATTTGTTGATCGGCGGTTCGCTGCCAGCGATTCGCGAGTCGATGCCCGACACACGGTTAGCCGTATTGTTGCAAGGCGATGACATCTTCTTCGACTATCTGCCTTCGAAATACCGTGAAGAAGTGATCAAGTTGTGCCGTCATCTGGTCAAGTCGGTCGATCGCTTCATCGTCCACAGCCGATTCTATGGCGACAAAATGGGTGCGTTGTTGCAGATTCCCGACGAAAAGATTTTTGTCACCCCGCTGTCGATCGACGTGGGCCCTTTCAAGTCGGCGGCGAAGCCGATCCGAACGGATCGTCAATTTCGGCTTGGCTACATGGCGCGGATCGCGCCAGAGAAAGGGCTGCATCACCTTGTCAACGCGTTTATCGAACTCGCGAAACACCCATCCCACGACGACCTGTGCTTGGAAGTTGCGGGGTGGTTGGGCGACAACAACCAGCGATACTTCGACGACCTTGGGTCACGGATCGGCGAAGCCGGGCTGACGGAGCGTTTCATCTATCACGGCAGTCCTTCGCTGACCGAAAAGGTTGCATTTCTGCAATCGCTCGATCTGTTGTGCGTGCCGACGGAATACGAAGACCCCAAGGGGCTGTTCGTATTGGAGGCCTTGGCCGCGGGTGTCCCCGTGCTTCAGCCCGACCACGGCGCGTTCGGAGAACTGATCGCTGCGACGGGCGGCGGCCAAACGTTTCGGCCCAGAGATGCCGACGACTTGATTCGCTTAGTCGAGCAGATCAAACACGACCCAGAAGGTCGGCGACGTTTTTCCGAAGTCGGATCAGCGGCAGTTCACGCGAACCACTCGACCGAGCACGCTGCAAAGCGACTATCGGAAATCTTGTTCCAATGA